The genomic segment TAgaagtaaataaaaagtaatcatGATCatcaatatacattatacgttaaaaattaaaattaaaataattctttttactgataattatttatgtcttGAACGTACTAACAGATAACTAATGCATTgtgtaattacataatattataatattccaaTTATGGATATAAATATCTACTTAACGGCCATTGCACGCTCGATCGAAAAAGTATGATCTGTacacaaaaatgaaaaatattggatatttattaaacgattAATCGCGACTCAACATGAACGAATAACGTAAAAAACCTACTATTagtcatatataatacagcGGCAAGTTGATCAACAAATTGATGTTGAAACACGTGAGAGATTCCAAGaactgcattatatatatatatatatatatatagaaattaaacgTCAAAAAATGCTACGCCTGTTTAAATTCGATATTTTGTCTATATTCCTACACGATTAAGATGGAAAAGATCTAAAATTCAATCGAAAATCAGATGCCTCCAGGGGGGTGGATCGGGGGGTGGAGGCAAAGGGACTGGTTACGGACGGCAATGACCTCTCTTTCTACCGCCTTCGTTACCGTCTTCGTCCTCGCCGCCCCTTCGCACTTCCGTGTAGCGTTCACCCTTTACACTTACGATCTTATTGTCGAGATATCGTACCAGCTTCTTGGGCTCTGTTTTTGGCGCTACTGGACGATGTTCACGACAATCGTCGTCCCTGTCGACGTAACTGTATCGTGCTATGATACGGGATTTCAGCTCCTCGTCGTTCACCCTTGCTTTATTACGACCATTAGGCtgaaattagattttaatttcgcGATATTGCGATTCGATATGCTTGCAGAAGGATATTGTTGGGAACTCGATGATCAAGCGAATTGAAATATCTCACCGTTAGAAACGTGAGGTTGCTCACGATACTTTGACCTGCTTCCTGACGATGCAACGCGAGCTGCGCGGCCTTCGCTATGTCACCTCCGGCCACCGCCAAACAATGCCTCGCTTCAGCGGTGCTAGCCGCCGGAAACATCTCTTGCAACAGAGCCACCTGATGCCAGGAGGATTCCTAGAAATGGTACAGGGAAATTTACATAGATATTTAAAGACGCTTAAAAATTGGCGCTCTCTTCTTTATTACCTCCGAGAAATATTCTCCGCTAGAATCGCTGCCGGCATCGCTCGTTTCTGACAGATGATGAATGCGCATTCTTTGCGTACCGGCTGGCAAAAGGGCGGAGAGGCTGATGTGATCCAATGGATCGCTGTGAGACTGACAATTTTCATTGTCTTTACTTTCTTGTTTCAATTTACTTTCCACATCCAACAGCCATTTTGATACAGCCTCTTTCTCGATAGTGGAAAACTCGGGAAGGCAAGCGGATACCATCTCGCACAGTCCGTCCACGTCTAAATTTTCCTCCAATGCACTTTCTTCTACCATACTCACTACATAACTTAGTACAATGTCGTCTATTAAgctaaaacaaaaaagagttaatgtaaaagtgaaaaaaaaagatatttaatttgttaataaaggGGTCGATCAAATAGTAAAGGGGGTtcctgttttatttataacttttacaaCAACTTTGCACAAATTGGTCTTattgtgttaaaataaaagctaATGACtacttttcaatatatatagtctTGGAAAAAATCGATGCGCTTGTCTCACCTTGACAAGAATTTGAAgactttttcttataataaaaatctaggTCTTGAGgtttaaatcattaaatagcTGTATCATCAAAGAGACCATTCAAAGAAAGAGATCTGGGTTTCTctagaaaaaagttaaattttccTCACAATAATGCTAGGCTTCATTCTGCACATCAAACTCAGAAACTTTTACAATCATTTGTTTGGAGCATCTAACAACCCTAAAATCTGACTTCTTGCAACTTTCATTTGTTTGAGCTGCTGAAGAAACATCTTGAAGGAAGACAAATTTCCAGATGATGCAGCAATATAGGAATGCTACTCAAGAATAGTTTAAACATCGAGAGATGGATCTGAGAGGGAATCTTCGAACCAAAGGGATGGGACAAGTGCATCAACATCTTCTCTTAGGAACTATACTGAAAAGTAGTCACTAGCTTGTATTTTAACAACAATAGGTCCAATTTATGCTTAAGTGACAAATAAAACAGGGAAAACCTTTTGATCtggtacatatttttattaaaagagatgAGAAATATTGGTTGAAAAATGAAAGTTTGTACCTCAATTGAGCAGTGGGCACCTGTTTCCTAACGAAACTAAATAAGGCCTTCTTCACTAATTCCTCCTTCTCGTCCATCGTACGACTCATCCTGCAATCTTTAAATCGTCAATTCAATCGCACCCCCTTCAAGTTATTCGTCGAATATTGACACTTCTTAATCGCTCTTAATCGTTCTCATCATAAGTAGGCGCTTTCTCGCGAATAAAGCTTTTCCGAAGGCACGGTCAACTCATGCGTGTCTCGCTCGCGATCTGACAAGCGCTGACACACGTCCTTCGCGCGTATGTAACATTCAGTCATTGATCCTTTAATATAGGTTAAGGGAAACAAGAGGGCAGCAGGTCTCTAGTTCGTAACCCTCGAAACGTAAACGGCAAGTCGGGACGATCCCTTAATCGCGACGGGATCCACGATCCTGTCAGTCGGCTCACCCACCCGGCCGATCGTGCGTGCAAAGATTGAACCGAGTATTAGTAGGGTAAAAGCCGAGAAGTGACAGAATTGGTGGTAGTAGCTGCGATGATCGTCGACGATGCAGACGGGGCCGGTTGTTTCGCGAGCGAGAGTCGCCTCGCTCTCGACGAAAGAGCGTTGTGTCAAGTACACGAATATATACGAACCTGATTCTAAACCAGTCGGCTCGGATCTCGATCGGGAACGACGCTAAACCGCGAGATGAATTTCGTATACAAACAACGCTCGTCGATTTGACAGTTGACGAGGAGAGGGGCGGACACGTGGCGCCGCCTACACGTCCCGCAACTATAGTATAATACATGCATATACAGGATGTcaaaaaaatacgcaatattttttaataacaaataatttaaatttaatcattttaacaGAGTCTCTGGCcaatttgaaaatgtttttttttctttttttttcagcgaAATCGTTTAAAcatcaatcatttttatttaataattaattctaaaagtgtagagttttaaaaaagatttaatttaaagcttttgttattattttcagatataacaaaaatggAAGTTCGTAGAAAATAATAACCTCCCTCAACATTTTCAGTC from the Anoplolepis gracilipes chromosome 11, ASM4749672v1, whole genome shotgun sequence genome contains:
- the LOC140670941 gene encoding CUE domain-containing protein 2; amino-acid sequence: MSRTMDEKEELVKKALFSFVRKQVPTAQLSLIDDIVLSYVVSMVEESALEENLDVDGLCEMVSACLPEFSTIEKEAVSKWLLDVESKLKQESKDNENCQSHSDPLDHISLSALLPAGTQRMRIHHLSETSDAGSDSSGEYFSEESSWHQVALLQEMFPAASTAEARHCLAVAGGDIAKAAQLALHRQEAGQSIVSNLTFLTPNGRNKARVNDEELKSRIIARYSYVDRDDDCREHRPVAPKTEPKKLVRYLDNKIVSVKGERYTEVRRGGEDEDGNEGGRKRGHCRP